The genomic region CGCGCTCGTCATCGGAAGCGATCAGGTGCTCTCCCTTGACGGCGAAATCCTGCACAAGGTTGCCGACATGGAAGGCGCCCGCCGCCGCCTGCTGCAACTGTCGGCAAAGACCCATCATCTCGATTCTGCGATTGCACTGGTTCGCGATGGCGAGGTCTTGTGGAGCCATGTGGAACGGGCAGCACTTACCATGCGATCGCTCTCGCCGGAATTTGTCGGCCGCCACCTTGCGGAGGCCGGTGATACGATCCTTTCCAGTGTCGGGGCCTATCAGATTGAAGGCGTCGGAATTCAGCTGTTTGAGAAAATCGACGGCGATTTATTCACCATCATGGGGCTTCCCCTGCTTCCGCTTCTTGCCGAACTGCGGCGCCAGGCCGCCCTGGAGGGTTGACCCGGATGCCGGCTTCCCCCGAAAAATCGGAAAATATCTCTCCTGCAGCCTTTGTCTGCGGCTGGCCGGTTCAGCATTCTCGATCTCCTCTGGTGCATCGCTATTGGCTTGCAGAACACCATCTTGCCGGAAGCTATGAGAAAGTACCGGTGGAACCGGGAACCCTTGCCGCTTTCTTTGACCGTATCCGGCAAGGTGAATTTGTCGGCGGCAACATAACGCTTCCCCACAAGGAGGATGCGCTGAAACTGGCTGATGCAGCTGACGATGCAGCAAAGGCAATCGGCGCAGCCAATACTGTCTGGATGGAAGCAGGAACCTTGAGGGCGACGAATACCGACTGGATCGGGTTTGTTGCCAATCTGGATGAACAGGCACCAGGCTGGGACCGGGCCGATTCCGGCGGTGCTTCAGTCCTGGTTGTGGGAGCCGGTGGCGCAGCGCGAGGCGTAATCTACGGCTTGCTTCAACGGGGTGTTAAATCGGTACACATCGCCAACCGTACCATCTCCAAAGCTGCAACTCTCGCCAATGACTTTGACGGCAATCTGACTGCGCTGCCGCTGGGCGATGTCGCTGGACTTGCCGAATCCGTCGATCTGGTGGTTAACACCTCCAGCATGGGCATGCGCGGCCAGCCGCCGATGAGCGAGGACGTCATCAACATCATCCCCTATCTGCCGGGCCATGCAGTGGTCTGTGATATTGTCTATACACCGCTTGAAACCCCATTGCTTGAAGCGGCGGAAAAAACCGGCCTCACCACCGCAGATGGATTGGGAATGCTCTTGCACCAGGCCGTGCCCGGTTTTGAAAAATGGTTCGGCGTGCGGCCGAAGGTATCTGAAAAACTGCGTGATCTCGTCATTAGCGACCTGCCGGGAGATACCGGGTGATAATTTTGGGTCTCACCGGTTCCATCGGCATGGGCAAGACCACCACGGCGCAGATGTTCCGCGACGCGGGTATTCCCGTGCACGATGCCGATGCGGCCGTGCATGAACTGTATGCCGGCAGCGCCGCGGCGCTGATTGAAACCGCCTTTCCCGGCACCGTCAACAACGGCGTGGTTGATCGCGCCAGCCTGGGCAAGAAAGTGATCGGCAATCGGGAAGAAATGAAACGCCTTGAAGCGATCATTCATCCGCTCGTCGCTCAAATGCGCGACCGTTTCCTGCAGGAAGCTGCCGCAAGCGGTGCCAAACTGGCTGTACTGGACATTCCGCTTTTGTATGAAACCGGCGGTGAAAAATACTGCGATCATGTGGTGGTGGTCACCGCGTCTGAGGAAATACAACGTGCCAGGGTACTCGCCCGCCCGGAAATGACCGAGGATAAGTTCCAGGCGATCCTTGAAAAACAGGTTCCCGACGCCGAAAAGAGAAAACGGGCCGACTTCATCATCGATACCGGCCAGGGCCTTGATGCGGCAAGACGACAGGTAGCCGCCATCATCAAGCAGCTTGTTGGCCGCTGAATCAGCCGGATTGAAACCAGGGCAGGACCGATGCGCGAGATCATCTTCGATACCGAGACAACCGGTCTGAAACCGGAAGACGGTGAACGGATCATCGAAATCGGTGCGGTCGAATTCGTCAACCGCATGCCATCCGGCCGTACGTTTCACAAATATGTAAACCCGGATGGCCGAAAGGTGGATCCGGGTGCCTTTGCAGTGCACGGCATATCCGATGGGCAACTCGCCGGCGAGCCGACCTTTGCTGAAATTGCCGGCGAATTTCTGGAATTTATTGAAGGGGCAAACCTGGTTGCCCACAATGCGCCCTTCGATATCAAGTTTCTCAATTACGAACTGGCCCGGCTGGATCATCCCCCGATTGCGCCCGACCGCGTGGTTGACACCCTGGACATCGCCCGGCGCAAGCATCCCATGGCACAAAATTCACTCGACCGCCTGTGTGAGCGCTATGGTATCGATAATCGGCACCGCACCCTGCACGGCGCTTTGCTTGACGCCCAGCTTCTGGCAGAAGTCTATATCGAATTACTGGGGGGCCGGCAGGTCAGCCTTGAACTGACGGTTGAATCAGAAGACCAGTCTGAAGATACCGGCCCTGCCGAAGACTTGACCCTCGCCGACTTGAAACGTCCGGCACCGCTGGCGCCGCGTTTGACGGAAAAAGACCGGTCAGCGCACCGCAAATTCGTCGAAACCCTCGGCGAAGATGCGATCTGGAACCGGTATTCGTAAAGCTGGACGGCCTTAGGCTGTATCGACTTTTAGGTTTCGGACGCGGCGCGAGACGGATTTCGCTCTGGCAAGGCGAAAAATCCATCCATTCAAACTGCTTCCAGCTAATCAAGACACGCTCTAGGCCTTCGCTTCGGGAGTTTCACCGGTTTCTTGCGCCTGGGCCATGCGCGCCTGATAAAGACGGGCAAAATCCACCGGATCGATCATAAGCGGCGGAAAGCCGCCATTGCGGGTGGCAT from Salaquimonas pukyongi harbors:
- a CDS encoding shikimate dehydrogenase, which translates into the protein MPASPEKSENISPAAFVCGWPVQHSRSPLVHRYWLAEHHLAGSYEKVPVEPGTLAAFFDRIRQGEFVGGNITLPHKEDALKLADAADDAAKAIGAANTVWMEAGTLRATNTDWIGFVANLDEQAPGWDRADSGGASVLVVGAGGAARGVIYGLLQRGVKSVHIANRTISKAATLANDFDGNLTALPLGDVAGLAESVDLVVNTSSMGMRGQPPMSEDVINIIPYLPGHAVVCDIVYTPLETPLLEAAEKTGLTTADGLGMLLHQAVPGFEKWFGVRPKVSEKLRDLVISDLPGDTG
- a CDS encoding Maf-like protein, coding for MNLVLASASPFRSALLNNAGLEFEAVAAKIDERAVEQPLLEAGLPPADIAEVLAIAKAEDVSARNTGALVIGSDQVLSLDGEILHKVADMEGARRRLLQLSAKTHHLDSAIALVRDGEVLWSHVERAALTMRSLSPEFVGRHLAEAGDTILSSVGAYQIEGVGIQLFEKIDGDLFTIMGLPLLPLLAELRRQAALEG
- the dnaQ gene encoding DNA polymerase III subunit epsilon, translating into MREIIFDTETTGLKPEDGERIIEIGAVEFVNRMPSGRTFHKYVNPDGRKVDPGAFAVHGISDGQLAGEPTFAEIAGEFLEFIEGANLVAHNAPFDIKFLNYELARLDHPPIAPDRVVDTLDIARRKHPMAQNSLDRLCERYGIDNRHRTLHGALLDAQLLAEVYIELLGGRQVSLELTVESEDQSEDTGPAEDLTLADLKRPAPLAPRLTEKDRSAHRKFVETLGEDAIWNRYS
- the coaE gene encoding dephospho-CoA kinase (Dephospho-CoA kinase (CoaE) performs the final step in coenzyme A biosynthesis.), whose amino-acid sequence is MIILGLTGSIGMGKTTTAQMFRDAGIPVHDADAAVHELYAGSAAALIETAFPGTVNNGVVDRASLGKKVIGNREEMKRLEAIIHPLVAQMRDRFLQEAAASGAKLAVLDIPLLYETGGEKYCDHVVVVTASEEIQRARVLARPEMTEDKFQAILEKQVPDAEKRKRADFIIDTGQGLDAARRQVAAIIKQLVGR